The DNA region CATAAGAGGTATTCTAAAATCATCTTCCAATTTAGATAAACTCTCTGCTATAATGATTTTATTTATACTGTCATTATCATGAGCTTCCTGCATTTGGGCATTTCTGTATTCTTTAAGTCTGTATCTTTTTTCTCTCTCTTTTTTTCTTATATGGTCAACTGCCCTATTGAAAGAAACCCTATAAAGCCAAGTATAAATCTTAGACCTTCCTTCAAAGCTCTCCCTCTTTATATAAAAACTTACAAAAACATCTTGTACAATCTCTTCTGCCTCATCATAATTAGAAATAAGAGAATATACAAGATTAATTAAAGGTTTTTTGTAAGCCTCCATAAGCTCTTTGAAAGCCTCTTCATCTCCTTTTTTAAAGGCTTCTAAAAAATTATTTTCATCAAACGCCATCTCTACACCACTCATAAAAAATAATTACCTCATTTTGCAATTGTGAAGCTGAGATCTTTGCTGAGGTGTTAATACATTTATTATATCTAAATCTCGAACCATTTTCAAATAATCTCTCTCTGCTTCATAATCTTTTTTAGACTTAATAAGATTCTTTAGCATATTTCTGTTTGGATTATCTTTAATAAGTTCTTCTCTTATACTATAATCTATCTTTTCTATTTCTAGTCTAATGCTTTCTTCTTCTTGTACAAATTTAATAGCTATATCATAAACTTTCTTTGTTTGCTCTTCTGTTAATACTATGCCAGCCATTTGTAAAAAACGTAAAGCATCTGGACCCAATTTATCAGTTCCTCTATGCATTCCCCTGCCGCCGCCTCTCATTCCTCTGCCATGTCCTGGTCCATAAGGCTGAGCAATAAGAAGTGATGAAAATAATAATACAAATAATAATATAAGCCTTTTTTTCATGTACTAACTAAACCTCTCTAATCAAATATATCTCTTTATTACAAAATATTAGACGTATATATATCGAAAAAAGTTCCCTGTTTTTATATATATTTTATATTATTTACAAAGTATTTTAATGAAAATTAGATAAACAACCTATTTCAATTAATACTATTTTTATATATAATAAAACATATAATTAAAATATTAGGGTTATCATATATGTATAAAATACTATCTCTTGATAATAATAATAAAATAATAAATATATCCAATAATTCAAAAGAAATTGATAAAAACATATTATATAAATTAGCAAAGCATATTAAAGAAAAAAATAACAATAAAGCAAATATTACAGAAGAAGATGATAAAATAATAATAACTAATGATAATTTTCAATATGAACTATTTTTTGATAACAATATAAATATAAAAATAATTAAACATCAAGATAAATTAGCATTTAATAATA from Brachyspira pilosicoli P43/6/78 includes:
- a CDS encoding Spy/CpxP family protein refolding chaperone, with the protein product MKKRLILLFVLLFSSLLIAQPYGPGHGRGMRGGGRGMHRGTDKLGPDALRFLQMAGIVLTEEQTKKVYDIAIKFVQEEESIRLEIEKIDYSIREELIKDNPNRNMLKNLIKSKKDYEAERDYLKMVRDLDIINVLTPQQRSQLHNCKMR
- a CDS encoding RNA polymerase sigma factor; protein product: MSGVEMAFDENNFLEAFKKGDEEAFKELMEAYKKPLINLVYSLISNYDEAEEIVQDVFVSFYIKRESFEGRSKIYTWLYRVSFNRAVDHIRKKEREKRYRLKEYRNAQMQEAHDNDSINKIIIAESLSKLEDDFRIPLMMAEYENYSYTEISEKLDLPVNTVRTRIFRARKKLLEIIKKMGVTL